The region GACAAATGGGAGGCCGAGGTGGAATCCCTCATAGGTCCCACCGATATCATCCTCTATCCTTATGGCAACGACATTGCCGACTGGCGTCCTTACCATCAGGACAATCCCCGCTTTGCCTACCTGGAATCCAAGGGATTCCGCTATTTCTGCAATGTGGATGCCAGCAAGCCCTACTGGACCCAGATGGGTACAAACTACTTCCGCATGGCCAGAAGGAACCTGGACGGCTACCGCCTGTATGAGGATCTCATCCAGACAGACCCGGCCAGGAAACGCCTGACTGATTTGTTTGACGCCGCCCAGGTGTTTGACTCAGCCAGGCCCACGCCGGTAAGCTGGAGCTACCAGAAGTAACGTCTTACGGCTCCCGCTCATATTGTTATCACGCAGGCTTCCTGCCGCGGTCAAGCGGCAGGGGGCCTGTTTTCTTTTTTCCTGCTCCGGGCGAACGGTTTCCCGTTGTCTACATATAATAAATCAAGGAATTGATTTCTAATTGAAAGGAGCTTCTTCATGATTCCCAAACTGGAAGTAGACGGGGTCAGCTATTCCTACCATTCACTGGATGGTGAGACGCTGGCCCTTGACCATATATCATTTGATGTATCCCCCGGGGAATTCCTGGCTATCGTGGGTCCCTCCGGATGCGGCAAGTCCACCCTTCTGTCCATGCTGTGCGGACTGACACTGCCCGAGGGAGGCACCATCAACATAGACGGCGTCCCCCTGACCAAATCTCCCTCTGCCATTGGATACATGCTGCAGAAGGATCATTTATTTGAATGGAGAAATATTTTCTCAAATATATCCCTTGGCCTTGAAATTCAAAAGCGGTTGGACGAACCTGCCAGGCAGGAACTGCTGGAAATGATGGCGGCCTACGGTCTGGCAGGCTTTGAATATGCAAAACCCTCGGAGCTGTCCGGCGGCATGCGCCAGAGAGCGGCCCTCATACGGACACTGGCCCTTAAGCCGGACCTTCTTCTCCTGGACGAACCATTTTCAGCCCTGGATTACCAGACCCGGCTGTCTGTGTGCGACGACATCAGCTCCATCATCCGTCAGACGCACAAAACCGCCATACTGGTGACCCACGACCTGTCTGAGGCCATCAGCGTGGCTGACCGCATACTGATCCTGTCCCCCCGTCCCGGCCGTGTCAAGAAAATCCTGTCCATTGATTTTCCTAAAATGTGCACCCGCTCCCTGGACCGCAGGAACTGTCCGGAATTCTCTGCTTACTTTAATATGGTATGGAAGGAGTTAAAGACATATGAATAGAGATAAACAGCCTGTATCAGCCTGCAATATGTCCGTGGCCCAGCAGGAGTATGTGGCCCGAGAAATACAGCGCCACCGCCAGGTGACCATATGCCGCGTCATGCTGCTGGTCCTTCTCCTGGCGCTGTGGGAACTGGCGGCCGACATGCACTGGATTGACAGCTTCATTTTCAGCTCCCCTGTGATGATTGCCAAATGCCTGGTTTCCATGGCAAAGGACGGAAGCCTGTTCCTCCACACAGGGGTAACTCTTATGGAAACCCTTATCAGCTTTGCCGTGTGCACAGTCTTTGGCCTGGCATGCGCCCTGCTTCTGTGGTCCGGCAAAAGCGTGGCACAGGTGCTGGAGCCCTTCCTTGTCCTGTTAAACAGCCTCCCCAAATCCGCCCTGGCCCCTCTTTTGATTGTGTGGCTGGGCAATAACATGCGGACCATTGTGGTGGCTGCCGTGTCCGTGGCTGTATTTGGTTCCATTCTGACCTTATACACAGGCTTTTCCCAGATGGATACGGAACAGATCAAGCTGATTTACTCCCTGGGAGGCGGACGAAAGGATGTGCTCCTGAAGGTTCTGCTGCCCGGTTCCCTTCCCCTTGTTATAAGCAATATGAAGGTGAACATCGGACTGTGTCTGGTGGGCGTGATTATAGGTGAATTCCTGAGCGCCAAGGCCGGGCTGGGATATCTGATTACCTATGGCTCTCAGACCTTTGCCATGACCATGGTGGTGACTTCTATTGTGATCCTCTGCATTGTGTCGGGAGTGTTGTATCAGATTATCGCGTATGCGGAGATGAGAATAAAAAAGAGATAGTGAGTAAAACCCGTCTCTGAACTGAATATGTAAGGGACAGGAGGTTACGGCAGACCTTCCTGTCCCTTACAGCTTAATTTTCACCTCCTCTTTCGCATCCAAAAACTCAAATACCCTTTGGGCCGCAGCCATGGTGGCCTGCATGATGTTTGCAATGTTGGTTACCTGGTTGATGGGCTGGGAGAACTGGCGCAGATACTGGATGAAGGACTGAATCATACCTATGCTCAGCCTGCCGTTGATGCAGAGCCATCCGCTGACAACCGCCACTCCCACATAGCCGATATTGGTCAGCGCCTGCGTTAAGGGCATGATGATACTGGACGAAAACTGCGCTTTCCATCCGTTGTCGTAGAGTCGGTTGTTGATGCCCTCAAAAGTCCCGATGATGTCCTCCTCTTTTCCAAAGGCGGCAATCACGTTCTGTCCGTTGTACATCTCCTCCACATACCCTGTAAGATCCCCCAGCGCGGACTGCTGTCCCTGGAAATAACGCTGGGAATGTTTTACCACCTTCATGCTCACCAGGCCGCCGCCTCCCTCACCCGCTCATCGCTGGCCGAATCATCCCCGAAGCGGATATTTTCCATGATGGTACCCTTAAACAGCAGGGCTTTCTGAGGCACATAACCGATTTTTTGGCGCAGGGTCCTCCTGTCATAGTCCTTTACATTGACTCCGCCCACCAGGACCTCGCCCTCCTGCACATCATAAAAGCGTGGAATCAATCCCACCAGCGCTGTCTTGCCGCTGCCCGTACTTCCGATGATAGCCGTTGTCTCTCCCGGCTTTGCCTCAAAGCTGACATGGCTGACGGCCGGCTCTTCTGCTCCCGAAAAATAAAAGCTTACATCCCGGAAGGTGAGATAACCTTTCTGTCTCTCTGATGTCTTGGGAACCGCCGGGTCACTGATGGAATTTTCAGTATCCAGCACCTCGCAGATACGGTCCGCGGAAGCAGCGCATCTGGGATACATGACGAAGATCATGGAAAGCATGGTGACCGACATCATGATCTGCATCACATACTGGATGATTGCCAGGATATCTCCCGGTATCACGGGCTCTGCTGCGATTCCCTGTCCCGCCCGCCAGAGAAGCCCCACCACGGTCAGGTTTAATATCAGTATCAGGGACGGCCCCAGCAGTGACATGGCATGCATCATTTTCATGGCATTATTCATCAGGTCCTTGTTGGCGCCGTCAAAACGCTTTTCTTCGTAATCCTCTGTCCCAAATGCCCGGATGACACGGATGCCGGAAAGCTTTCCCCTCATAATCAGGTTGATTCGGTCAATCCTGGTCTGCATCTTCCTGGAAAGAGGCATGGTCCTCCTGCCAATCAGGCTGATAATCAGCACCATCACCGGCATGGATACCACGAGTATGCTTGACATTTTCGGATTTTTGCTGTAAGCCAGCATGATGCCCACCACGCACATGATAGGCGCTGTCAGGATGATGCGCAGAAGCGCGTAATCAAAGACGCGGTTGAAAATGTGTCAATCTCCGCCTGGGAGAAATATTCCACCTTTGTGAAAATCCTGCTCCTCACATTCCGCCCTAAGCCCAGCGCGATTCTGGAGGCAAAAAAGCCTGTGATAATATTGCATACCATTCCCAGCATGATGAGGCCGGTGTGAAGAATGTAATTCATATCCTTATCCGCGATTCCCCTGTTGATGATATCCGACAGATAGGTGGGAAGCCCCGAGTGGCTCCCACTCCGGCCGCCACACTGACCAGCACGCATAGAAGTTCCAGACGGAACGCTTTCAGCTCTGCAAACACTTTTCCAGACATTTTAACCCTTTCAAAATAGTCTCCAGAGCTTCTTTGCTCATGGAATCCTTCTCAGAATGGCTGCCCATCTGCTCCATCATGCCCTGAACCAATGCCCGCCCTTTTTCTGTAAGGACCACATTTATGAAACGGGCGTCTTTGTCATTCTTGACCATTGTTATATGGCCGGCCCGTTCCAGACGCCGGCAAAACATGGAACAGTTTCCTTATATTTTTTGAAATTAACTGCATAATTATTCTGCAGCAAAGAAAAATTTCAGGCCGCTGATACCTCTAATCTGGGATATCAACGGCCTGCTTCACACCTTAATCCGCTCCGCAACCTCGTTTCCGATTGCAAGACGTATATTGTTCATTCCGATTATCATGCTGTCCCTTCCATGCTGGAACACATTGATGGTACTTCCCTCCCTGATGTCATGCTGATGCATGAACTCCATGACCTGGGGATTGCCGAACATCCATTTAATCGTACAGACAGCTCCTGCCTTAACCTCTGACAATGACTGCATAACCACACCTCCGTTACCGTTTGCGTTCATACCAAGTATGAGCAAAATGGCCCTTTATCATGCCGGCCCTTTTATTTATATTGTAAACATCCGAAGGGCTGTTAGTCAACGGCAATGTGGGTTAGGCTTTTTTAATCTTTTATCTCCATTATCCTCTAGTCCTCCGGGTCCGTAAATCCCATCAGCCTGCACACGATAAAGCCGGCCGCGTAGGAAGCGAACAGACCTACAAAATACAGCGGGAACCGGGTGGTAATGAACGCCAGAGGAATACCTGACAGCTCAGGGACCTTGGCCGCCACCTTCATCACTGCCATGACGCTTCCGCCGATTCCGCCGCCAATGCAGGATGCTATGAACGGCTTTCCAAGAGGAATGGTACAGCCCCACATCAGGGGTTCCCCTATTCCCAGCATTCCCACGGGAAGAGCATTCTTAATGGTCTTTTTCAGTCTCTGGTTCTTTGTCTTTAAATATACGTAAAACGCAGCTCCCACCTGTCCCGCGCCGGCCATACAGGTAACGGGCAGCAGATAGGTGACGCCGAAATCCGCTATAAGCTGGGTGTTGACCGCAATGAGCCCATGGTGCATTCCCGTCATTACCAGGGGCAGATAGATGGCTGAGGTCAGACCGGCCAGCACAGGCACCTTATAGATAATGAAGCTGACAAAGGCTCCAATGGTCTCCGATATGAAGCCGCCGATGGGCTGGAATACCATCAGGCCCACAAAGGTCATGACGCAGACCGTAATCAGCGGCCGCAGGAACATGTCCAGGAAATCCGGTATGACTTTTTGAAGCTGTTTCTCCAGCAGCACTGCCACATAGGCAATAATCAGTACGGATATCACGCCGCCCCGTCCGGGGGTAATGGACACATGGAACAGCTGTACCCCTGCCAGGGATGAACTGTTCAGTATGGAGGCCAGAACAGCACCGATGATGGGACTTCCGCCGAATTCCTTGGATGTATTATACCCCACGATGATGGGCAGGATGGTAAAGACCGAGTAGGCCAGCGCGCTCATTATTTTGCCGAAATCCGTATCCTGAAAGCCCGGGAAAAATACATAGGATGATTCGTAGACAGCAACCACCAGTCCGCAGGCAATGAATGCGGGGATGATGGGAATGAAGATATTGGCTATCTTTTTCAGCATGTTCTTGCAGGGTACATTGTTTTTTGCCCTGTTTTCCTCTTTCAGGAGAACGGCTTCGTCCACCTCTTCACTTTTAATATGGGTCATGTCACTCATAAGCTGGGCCACTGCCGCCGCAGTGCCGGGGCCCAGCACCAGCTGCACATGACTGCCCTCCTCAATAACCCCCAGTACGCCCTCCAGCTTTTTAAGCTCCTCCCGCTTCATTTTTTCCGGGTCCTTTACGGTCAGCCTGACCCGGGTATAGCAGTTTGCTATGGTCCTGATATTGGATTCGCCCACCAGATTGCAGATTGATTGTGCCAGCTCTTTCTTTGTCATAAGATACCTTCCCCTTTCTTATCTCTTGCCTGTTATACCGTCTTTTTTAGTATCGCCCACTCCTGTACCACTGAAAAACCTGCCTTCTCATAAATCCTTCTGGCAAAATTGGTTTCCGTTACAAAAATCGTCATGTATTCCGCCCCCATGTTCTTAAGCTCCTGACACAGGCTGAAGAACAGTACATTGCCGATTCCCTTTCCCCCGTCAGCCGGGTCCACTGCCAGGGCCGAAAAGAATCCCCGTCCGTTTTTCTCAGGATACACGGTTCCGGCTGTGCCAATCACCCTGCCGTCCCTGTCCTCCACTATGAGAATTTTCTTATGTTCCCGGATTCCGTCCCGGAATTTTTTCAGGAATGACTGGTCCCTCAGACGCCCAAACATTTCCTCATATCCAAAATTCCTGGTGCCGTCAAACCAGGCGACTCTGATTCCCTGCTGCTTAAACTCCATAATGTGCTTCTGTACGTCCGCCGGAATGTAAAATTTTTCCAGTTGCAGATAATAAGAAACCTCTTTTTGAACCAGCTCATATCCTCTCCTTTGAAAAAATACGTATCCGCGGGAGTCTGTCCTGATTCCAGGCGCCTTGTTGTGCTCGTGGCCTTCCCGGTCTATGTACCAGGACATTTTAACGGGACATTTGTGACTTATTCTTATTTCATGTTTTCCCTGGCCCTTCAGAAATGCCTCCGCCCTTTCCAAAAGGCTGCTTCCCACGCCTCTGCCTTCATATTCCTCCTTTACCACCAGAAGGAATATATATCCCGGCGTATTGTCCCGGTTCTGCCCCGGCAGGAATTCCTTCTGGCTGATTGCCGCCGCAAATCCCGCCAGACTGCCGGAATCCGTAAAGGCCAGGATGCATCCCTCCGGGTCAAAATCCGGTTTATCCAAAAGCTCTGCCTTCCATTCTTCCGGTGTATCATAGGCTTTATACCGGATACGCACCGCTTCCTCTTTCCACAGCCGCACCAGCTGCGGAAGCATGGCTTCCTTATACGTCCTGTATTGCATTCCGAACATACCCCCCAGCTCGATTTAATCTTGTCTTTGCGGATTCGGCGCCGCAATGCAGCAGAATCATGGTAATTGCCAGCTTTACGCTTCCCTCCGCCTCCTCCAGACAGTCCCTGGCCTCTTCCCTGGTGCATCCCGTGGCTGTCATGACAATATTTTCCGCCCTTGTAATCAGCTTCATATTTGTCTGCACAACATCCACCATCAGGTTCTGGTAAACCTTGCCGATTCCCACCATGCTTCCTGTGGATATCATGTTCAGAACCATCTTCTGGGCCGTTCCGGCCTTCAGCCTGGTGGAGCCAGTAAGGACCTCCGGGCCCGGCACCGGTTCAATGGCCAAATCTGCCTCCTTTCCTATCTCAGAATCCCGGTTGCAGGACACTGCCACGGTCCTGCATCCAATTTTTTTGGCATACCGGAGGCCGTATATCACGTAAGGCGTCCTTCCGCTGGCCGCCAGCCCTATGACGATATCCGCCGGGGACAGATGAATCTTTTTTAAGTCTTCCTCACCCAGGGTCTGGCTGTCCTCGGCTCCCTCCACCGCCTTCACAAAGGCAGCGGAGCCCCCGGCCATCAGGCCCACCACCACATCCGGCGACACCCCGAAGGTGGGCGGACATTCCACCGCATCCAGTACCCCCAGCCTTCCGCTGGTACCGGCTCCCATATAGATGATTCTCCCCTTTTGTTTCAGACTGTCCGTACACCAGGCAATGGCCCGGGCAATCTGGGGCAGAACCTCCCCCACAGCTTCCACCGCCTTCCCATCCTCCCGGTTCATAATAGCAACAATTTCCAGAGGGGTCATCTGGTCCAGCCCCATGGTCTCCTTATTCCTGCTTTCCGTTACCAACACTGACAAATCTATCATGGCAATTCCTCCCCTTACAATACGTTTTGGTTTTCATCCGGTCCCTCGGATTTGTCTATATGGGTCTTCCTGAACTGTTCCATGCACTCGTCATACCGCTTATGCACATAGGCCGTGTACAGAATATCTATCATGTTCAGCTGGGATATCCTGGATGACATGGCCCCGCTCCTGAAAATCAGTTCCGTTGCAGCCACTGACAGGTTATAATCAGCCAGACGGACCAGGGGCGACTGCTCAAACCTGGATATGGTGATGACCGGCGCCTCCCTCAGCCTGGCTTCCCTGGCACATACTATCATTTCCTCTGTAAGACCGGAATAGCTGACAATGAGGGCCAGATCGCACCCCCGGATGTTTCTGGCCTGCAGGAGCTGGGCATGCCAGTCATCGCAAATCACACATGGCTTGTTGACCCGCAGAAGCTTCAGATACATATCTCTGGCCACCAGCAGGGAAGAACCAAGCCCGAACAGATACACGGTCTGGCTCCGCTCCAGCAACTCCACACATTGATTCAAGATTTCCAGATCCACCAGCTTCCTGGTATTGTCAAGGGACACTATGTTCTTATAGGTCACCTTGTTCACCAGCTCCTCCAGGCTGTCGTCCTTCTTTATCTCCTGCTCCATGGGCCGTGTACTCTCCCTGCGCAGGGCTGACTCATACAGCAGCGATTTCTGCAGCTCCTTATAGCCCTCAAACCCCATCTTCCTGCACAGGCGGACAATGGTTGCCGCTGAGGAAAACGTTTTGTCTGCCAGCTGCTTTATGCTGTATCCGGCGGCTTCCTCGGGATTTTCCCTTAAAAATCTGAGGACCCCTTTCTCAGCCCCGCTGGCCTGCGCTGAATATTCCTGTATCCTGACAAGTACACTTTTCATATCAGTTCCTTTCTATGCCTTTATATTACTCTTTTAAACACTTTTGTCAATATCATCTGACTTTTACGAAAAATTATTTCATATTTTGACTTTTTCACCTCTTATTGCGCGTAAATACTGAAAAGCCGCCGCTTTTTTATTGAGCGGCGGCTGGAGGAATCCGTCAATCCCCAAGGTAGTGGACAGTCCCATGAAGAATCCCGCCAGCATATTGATGACAGGGGGCGAAGCCCCCACCGCCGCCAGGGCGTTTGTATTGACAAAATTTCCTTCCACATAGGAATCCACGTATTATACAATTGTTGAAAAAAATTTCCTATTCAAAAGAGGGATTGAAAACCAGAAAATAGACTTAAAGATACTGCCGTCAATCATATCCGTATTACCGCTTTGCAAGACAAGACCCCATAGCCCAAACATTGCTGGCTGCCATTCCCTGTTACCCAGTCTCTCACTCCGCCGCCCCGGCAAGCCTGCGCTCCTTCTTAATGCTCAGAGCGTACATGGCGCCTCCCGCCGCCAGCCAGAACACGGTATACAGGGCCGTTCCCGCCAGCTGGGGCCAGGCAGCGTCCCAGCCGATTCCCTTCAGGTTCACAGCCTTTAATTCCACGGCAATATTGGCAATGGGCGAAAATATCCTGGAAGCAATGCTGAGCCATTTCGGCATCAAATAGTATGGAAAAATAAGTCCTGAGGTAAATACAATCAGGTTGCTGCACATCATATACAGCTGTGCAAAGCAGGCCAGCCTCCTGGTAAAGGACCCAAGCATCACGCCAAAGGCCACGGCTGCCAGCATGAAAAGCACTGTGCTGAACAGATAGAGGCCGATTTCCCCTCTCAGGGGAATATTCTTATACAGCCCCACCACGCTCAGCGCCGCGAACTGGGTCACCACTGCGCCGCCCGCCACCACGGCCGTCCTGATGATTCCGTCCTTTAATTCCTCCCCCCGCTTTTCCGGGGCAGCCGCTGCCAGGGCTTTCCTCTTGCGTATCATGAGAGGAATGAAAAATGAGATGAGGAAGGTCTGCATGGTGATGGAGGGAACCAGCAGATAGCTCATTTTCCTGATGTAATCGCCCTGTGGCTCATACAAGGTCCTGTCCACGTAAGAAAATGTACCCAGGCTGGTCTGGGCCGCCGAGGGGTAAAAGTTATTTCCCTCCAGCATCTTAAGCTGCATTCCCGCGCTCATGGTACCCAGCACAGACGATGCAGCCCCCACAGCCCCTCCTCCGGTGATGATGTTGGAGCAGTCCGCAAAAATCACTGCCTGGGGTGATTTCTTCAGTGACATATCCCGGCTGAAATTTACGGGTATCATGACGCCGGCCTCTATCTTCTTATCCAGGATGGCCTGTTTCAAATCCTGCTCCGAATCCGCGTAATATACAATGTCCAGAGAGGGATTGATGCCAAGCTGCTTCACAATGGACTGGGACAAAGAGGACCGGTCCTCATCCAGAATTCCGAAGGGAATATTTTCTGTGTAATCATTTTTCCAGATAGTAGTAATCAGGAGCATGCCGGCCAGCACGGAAATAAAAAGACCGATAACCGTGTTTTTTTCTTCCTTCCATATCCTGCTCATCATATGCCGGCCACCCCGCTTTCCGTCAGGGGACTATCCGTCAGCGGGCTTCCCGCCTCTGTCCTGACATCCCTGAATTTCTTGGCCACCAAAAGCGCCATCACCGCGCAGAATCCCATAAGCCACAGAACATGATGGGCCTCACTCAAAAAGCTGCGCTCCACCAGGGCCATGTCCCTCAGAGGCACGATATAGTGGGTATTGGGCATGAACCAGGTAAGAAACTTACAGGGCCAGGGCATGGAGATGACCGGAAATGTGTAACCGGCTAACAGCATGGTAAAACTTATGATGCTGCATTTCTGCACTGCCTCCTCACAGTTTCCCCCGGTACCCAGGTTCTGGAGTATTCCAAAAAGGGTAATGCCGAAGCAGGTGAAAACTGTCATCAGAATGCCGGCCCAGGGCGAACTCTTATACGGAAACCCGAAACACAGGGTCTGGGTCACCATACAGCCCAGGGCAGAGACGCAGGCAATGCCGGTGATGAATCCGGCCTTCTTCATCAGACTTCCAAAGCTCGCCCTCTCGCACACGCAGGCCCCCACGCATCCGGCTCCAATCTGCACAATGGTAAGAAGGATGCCCTCCATCATCATGTATGCCACGTTCTTGGAGGGATTGCTGATGGCCTTTGTCACATATCCCATGGGCGCAATCAGGTTCATGGCTGCCTGGGGCGGTATGCCCTTTCCCTCTGCCAGCTTCAGCATATAGCCGCTCTTAATGGTTCCCAGGGCTTCGGCTATGGTTCCCCTCATGCCGCTGGCAACCGTGGAAAGGGCGCCGTCGTTAAAAATCATGATTTTGGCTTCCCTGCCATTTAACAAATCCTCTGAAAAATGCTCCGGAATCACGATTCCGGCCAGGGCCTTATTGTAGTAAAATGCTTCCTTCAGGTCATCCTCCTCATCCGTACATGCAATGACGTCAAATGTCCTGTTATCCGAAATCAGTTGAATCAGGCTTTGGACCGTCTCAGAGTGGTCATGGTTCACAATGACCGTGGGGACCTTCTGAAAAGGCAGGTGAATGAACTCAGCGCCCATGAGCAGACTCAGGATGGTGGGTGCCAGAAGAAGAATCAGCATGGGAATCGTTATGTACCGTTTTTTCACAGAAGATGCCAGGCTCCCTGCCCGTTTCATCCATTCTCTCATATACCATCACATCACTTTCCAAAGTCAACATAGGCTGTCATACCGGAACGCAGCTCATCCTGCAGTCCCGACAGGTCGTCAAAGGTTACCTTGATTCCGTAGGTCAGGATATCCCAGTCAGCTTCATTGGACGCCTTCTTAGTGGCAAAATCCGCTTCTTTATTGATTCGCACCACTTTTCCCTTATATGTATCCTTTCCCAGGGCTGCCAGGGAGATATCCACCTCCTGGTCCAGTTTTACCCGGGGAAGCTTCATTTCATCCACATCACATGTGATATAGGGGGTATAAATGTCCGCAACCACAACGGAGGGAAGTCCGGAGGACACCACATCACCGGCCTTGACATTTACCGTTGTCACCAGGCCGTCCACAGGGGAGGTGAGGACACATTTATCCAGGGTGGTGTCAATCTGTTTCAGGGCAGCCCAGGCCTGGTCCACCCCGGCCTGGGCCTGGGCAATCTGTTCCGGCGTGGCTCCGTTTTTGGCTTCGGAAAGCTTGCTCCGGGAAATCTCCAGATTGGAGCGTGAGCTGTCCAGGGCAGCCTTGGCAGAAGCCAGGGCAGCCTTCTGCCCATCCACGGAGGACTGGGATACGGCCCCTGCCGGAACCAGCGCCAAGGTCCTCTCATAATCCGCCTCCATCCTGGTATAGGATGCCTGGGCATTTTCCAGGTTTGCCTGGGCAATCTGGACCGCCAGCTGCAGCTGCTTCATCTGTTCCTCTGTGGCGCCGTTTAACAGGCTCTGATAAGATGCCTGCGCCTGGGCCAGGGCTGCCTGGGCCTGTTCCCTCTGGGCCATCAGGGTATCACTGTCCAGACGGACCAGCTCCTGGCCTTTCGTCACCAGATCCCCTTCCTCCACCAGGACATCCTTAATCTGGCCTCCTGTCAGCGCGTTGATGTTGCTCTCATCCATGGTCACATAGGACTGCACCACCAGATTTTTCTTATTCTTAAATAACAGGTCATCCCCGGTCACATGGCCGAAGATGAGCACCAGGACAA is a window of Enterocloster clostridioformis DNA encoding:
- a CDS encoding GNAT family N-acetyltransferase; this encodes MQYRTYKEAMLPQLVRLWKEEAVRIRYKAYDTPEEWKAELLDKPDFDPEGCILAFTDSGSLAGFAAAISQKEFLPGQNRDNTPGYIFLLVVKEEYEGRGVGSSLLERAEAFLKGQGKHEIRISHKCPVKMSWYIDREGHEHNKAPGIRTDSRGYVFFQRRGYELVQKEVSYYLQLEKFYIPADVQKHIMEFKQQGIRVAWFDGTRNFGYEEMFGRLRDQSFLKKFRDGIREHKKILIVEDRDGRVIGTAGTVYPEKNGRGFFSALAVDPADGGKGIGNVLFFSLCQELKNMGAEYMTIFVTETNFARRIYEKAGFSVVQEWAILKKTV
- a CDS encoding FeoA family protein; translated protein: MQSLSEVKAGAVCTIKWMFGNPQVMEFMHQHDIREGSTINVFQHGRDSMIIGMNNIRLAIGNEVAERIKV
- a CDS encoding PTS transporter subunit EIIC, giving the protein MTKKELAQSICNLVGESNIRTIANCYTRVRLTVKDPEKMKREELKKLEGVLGVIEEGSHVQLVLGPGTAAAVAQLMSDMTHIKSEEVDEAVLLKEENRAKNNVPCKNMLKKIANIFIPIIPAFIACGLVVAVYESSYVFFPGFQDTDFGKIMSALAYSVFTILPIIVGYNTSKEFGGSPIIGAVLASILNSSSLAGVQLFHVSITPGRGGVISVLIIAYVAVLLEKQLQKVIPDFLDMFLRPLITVCVMTFVGLMVFQPIGGFISETIGAFVSFIIYKVPVLAGLTSAIYLPLVMTGMHHGLIAVNTQLIADFGVTYLLPVTCMAGAGQVGAAFYVYLKTKNQRLKKTIKNALPVGMLGIGEPLMWGCTIPLGKPFIASCIGGGIGGSVMAVMKVAAKVPELSGIPLAFITTRFPLYFVGLFASYAAGFIVCRLMGFTDPED
- a CDS encoding ABC transporter ATP-binding protein, with amino-acid sequence MKVVKHSQRYFQGQQSALGDLTGYVEEMYNGQNVIAAFGKEEDIIGTFEGINNRLYDNGWKAQFSSSIIMPLTQALTNIGYVGVAVVSGWLCINGRLSIGMIQSFIQYLRQFSQPINQVTNIANIMQATMAAAQRVFEFLDAKEEVKIKL
- a CDS encoding ABC transporter ATP-binding protein codes for the protein MIPKLEVDGVSYSYHSLDGETLALDHISFDVSPGEFLAIVGPSGCGKSTLLSMLCGLTLPEGGTINIDGVPLTKSPSAIGYMLQKDHLFEWRNIFSNISLGLEIQKRLDEPARQELLEMMAAYGLAGFEYAKPSELSGGMRQRAALIRTLALKPDLLLLDEPFSALDYQTRLSVCDDISSIIRQTHKTAILVTHDLSEAISVADRILILSPRPGRVKKILSIDFPKMCTRSLDRRNCPEFSAYFNMVWKELKTYE
- the murQ gene encoding N-acetylmuramic acid 6-phosphate etherase, whose translation is MIDLSVLVTESRNKETMGLDQMTPLEIVAIMNREDGKAVEAVGEVLPQIARAIAWCTDSLKQKGRIIYMGAGTSGRLGVLDAVECPPTFGVSPDVVVGLMAGGSAAFVKAVEGAEDSQTLGEEDLKKIHLSPADIVIGLAASGRTPYVIYGLRYAKKIGCRTVAVSCNRDSEIGKEADLAIEPVPGPEVLTGSTRLKAGTAQKMVLNMISTGSMVGIGKVYQNLMVDVVQTNMKLITRAENIVMTATGCTREEARDCLEEAEGSVKLAITMILLHCGAESAKTRLNRAGGYVRNAIQDV
- a CDS encoding MurR/RpiR family transcriptional regulator → MKSVLVRIQEYSAQASGAEKGVLRFLRENPEEAAGYSIKQLADKTFSSAATIVRLCRKMGFEGYKELQKSLLYESALRRESTRPMEQEIKKDDSLEELVNKVTYKNIVSLDNTRKLVDLEILNQCVELLERSQTVYLFGLGSSLLVARDMYLKLLRVNKPCVICDDWHAQLLQARNIRGCDLALIVSYSGLTEEMIVCAREARLREAPVITISRFEQSPLVRLADYNLSVAATELIFRSGAMSSRISQLNMIDILYTAYVHKRYDECMEQFRKTHIDKSEGPDENQNVL
- a CDS encoding ABC transporter ATP-binding protein, translating into MCVVGIMLAYSKNPKMSSILVVSMPVMVLIISLIGRRTMPLSRKMQTRIDRINLIMRGKLSGIRVIRAFGTEDYEEKRFDGANKDLMNNAMKMMHAMSLLGPSLILILNLTVVGLLWRAGQGIAAEPVIPGDILAIIQYVMQIMMSVTMLSMIFVMYPRCAASADRICEVLDTENSISDPAVPKTSERQKGYLTFRDVSFYFSGAEEPAVSHVSFEAKPGETTAIIGSTGSGKTALVGLIPRFYDVQEGEVLVGGVNVKDYDRRTLRQKIGYVPQKALLFKGTIMENIRFGDDSASDERVREAAAW
- a CDS encoding ABC transporter permease; translated protein: MMSRIWKEEKNTVIGLFISVLAGMLLITTIWKNDYTENIPFGILDEDRSSLSQSIVKQLGINPSLDIVYYADSEQDLKQAILDKKIEAGVMIPVNFSRDMSLKKSPQAVIFADCSNIITGGGAVGAASSVLGTMSAGMQLKMLEGNNFYPSAAQTSLGTFSYVDRTLYEPQGDYIRKMSYLLVPSITMQTFLISFFIPLMIRKRKALAAAAPEKRGEELKDGIIRTAVVAGGAVVTQFAALSVVGLYKNIPLRGEIGLYLFSTVLFMLAAVAFGVMLGSFTRRLACFAQLYMMCSNLIVFTSGLIFPYYLMPKWLSIASRIFSPIANIAVELKAVNLKGIGWDAAWPQLAGTALYTVFWLAAGGAMYALSIKKERRLAGAAE
- a CDS encoding ABC transporter permease produces the protein MNRDKQPVSACNMSVAQQEYVAREIQRHRQVTICRVMLLVLLLALWELAADMHWIDSFIFSSPVMIAKCLVSMAKDGSLFLHTGVTLMETLISFAVCTVFGLACALLLWSGKSVAQVLEPFLVLLNSLPKSALAPLLIVWLGNNMRTIVVAAVSVAVFGSILTLYTGFSQMDTEQIKLIYSLGGGRKDVLLKVLLPGSLPLVISNMKVNIGLCLVGVIIGEFLSAKAGLGYLITYGSQTFAMTMVVTSIVILCIVSGVLYQIIAYAEMRIKKR